The Falco cherrug isolate bFalChe1 chromosome 3, bFalChe1.pri, whole genome shotgun sequence genome segment CGTCTCACACTGTGCAGAGAAATGGCCTCCCCTCCTCGGCATTCACCCCAAGTAAAGAGCCCAAAGGCCCTggctccccagcctcccccgcCTGCCGCTCCCACTCCACCTCTGCCTCTCGCCACACTCACGGGCTCTCCAGAAATTCACCTGCCTTGGTGAGCTGGCCCACATCAAGCACTGTGGCACGCCAGACACCAGGCTGCAAACGTGCCACCACAGCTAAGGGGTTCGCTACGGAacgggcagcaccagcactggtggagccaggcagggctcccCACGTCACAGGACCGGCGAGCTCTCGGCCAGGGCTGCCGGGATGGCGGCCTGCTCTCCCAAAAAggcctcctctgcctctgcccgcaccgacacccccagggacggaCCCCAGGGGGCACAAGCCGGGACACGCAggcccctttctcccagctacaACCTTACAAGCAAGGCGGGCACCAAGGCACGCACAGAGCACGCTCAATGGCAAAGGCCAGGCCTCAAGGCAGGcttagcaagctggcagcaaggcaggcacgGAGCAAATGCCACTGAGGGGGCCGCCACTCCTGCCCGCAACAGCAGAAAGCCCAGACCAACCTTCCGGGGCTGCGAGGAAAAGGAGCCCCTCCTTCCCAGCGCACCCACAAAACACATCACACGAGTGCCACAGCATGACCTCACTGACGACACCCCACCCCTCCTAGGCTTCGGTCACATGTTCTGCATGCCCTGACACGCGCCATCAACACCAAGCCTTTGGCCTCTAATATTTGCACCTCAAAGCTGCCGCCAGGACCAAGTGGACATGTCCTCAAGTGGAGGACACTACATTGCAGAACTGCGGGGGAAAAACGCACCCCCCTCCTCATTACTCACCAGGCTGTGGCACGCAACAGCTTCTTGCTGCAAAACACCGCGTTGTGCAAAGGCTGTCCCGCCCCTCAGGGTCCAGCATAAAAGCTGGCCCAGcacctctctctctcacacGCTGCTCCTGGTGCCTTCTCCTCCGCGGTCAACAAGGTGAGCctgaagccccttcccctccttctcctgccgcACCCGCCCCATCTCTTCCAGCACGCGCTGCCTCCAGACTCAGCAGTGCCGACGCCTCCCcaccgccgcgctccccgcagccccacaccGTGCCTCCACATTCCCCTGCCCTCCTGTAACGCCACCCCTCGCGCCCCCACCACCCTCCGCTTCCTCAACACCCTCTCTTACAGGGCCCCTCAACACCACAGACATGGCCTGCAAcaacctctgcagcccctgcggacCCACCCCGCTGGCtaacagctgcaacgagccctgcgtcAGGCAGTGCGAAGAATCCCGCGTCGTCATCCAGCCTCCCGCCGTGCTGGTCACCCTGCCGGgacccatcctcagctccttcccccagagcaccGCCGTCGGATCGTCCTCATCGGCTGCCGTGGGCAacatcctcagctcccagggagtgCCCGTCTCCTCCGGCGGCTTCGGCTATGGCTTCGGAGGCCTGGGCTGCTATGGTGCCAGAAGAGCCTGCTACCCCTGCTAAGGGCTCCTTACACCACGCCTGATACCAGCCAACCACACGCTAGAAGCCAAGTCACGGATTGAGGACCTACcttcaggctcctgctgccacatGGGCTCGCCGTCCGTGGCTCCTCCGCCCCTCAAGGCACAAAGCAAGCAGCGAAGGGGCCAGCCCGCGGTGCCTGGAAACATGAGCTacctacctcctcctcttctcccactgtcttCTTTGCATCGCCCCTACAGCTACATCCGGTACTCTCTGCTGCAAACACCTTCTCACAAGCCAAAGACCACCGGGGCACCTCCGCCGCGCTGCTCCCACTGCAAGGCAGGAAGACCTCGGTGCTCTGGAAAAGTCTACTGCAAGGAAAGGAGCCCTCGGCTGACGGCCGCCCTACTTGCACCTCAGACCCGCTCCCTTCCCCTTGGTGCTCCTGCCATTTCACTCCTTTGCCTCAATAAAGTTCTCCCGCATGCCAGCCTCAGgtgcctcctcttcctttcttctaaggCTCTTCCAGCCTCACCCGGCACAGAACCGGGACTCAACAGGCCATCGGGGTGGGTGGACAAGGACCACAAGACCTCTCTTAGGAAGTATCGCCGCAGCAACACCACCTGCTGGCAAGCCGGTGGGCTTCCAGCCCGTGACACAAGCCCTTCACTTGCCCAAACAAAGGCTTGGACACGCTAATGCACTTCCACCCATGCCTCTGACGCAAGCTCCTCCTGTGCGCTGGGTTCActttggctggatgccaggtgcccgccaagccgctctgtcactccccctcctcaactggaaaggggagagagaacaCAACAAAACGGTTTGTGGGTCGAGGTAAGAACAGGGAGGGGATAGAGTCGTCA includes the following:
- the LOC129735703 gene encoding feather keratin-like; protein product: MACNNLCSPCGPTPLANSCNEPCVRQCEESRVVIQPPAVLVTLPGPILSSFPQSTAVGSSSSAAVGNILSSQGVPVSSGGFGYGFGGLGCYGARRACYPC